The region TCTGCCGAAAAGTGGCCActcaccctgagctgctggagacCTCGGGAGTGGCAGTGGGGGAAGCTCAGGGTGAAGGTGGAAGTGgaccccagccagcacagaagGATGGGAGCAGGACAGTGGCACTCACCCGGCATTCAGCAGAACTGACGGGACTTCCAGCCCTGAGAACCAGCCTCGGACGGAGGGAGCCAGCGCATCTGTGAAGGGGGACACAAGGTGAGAGGGGGtggctgcctgccctggcaaGATCAGGCTGCATCTGGGCTCccttttcctggcttttcccaGGCACAGAACAGAGGGAGATTGGAACACCAGCAGTACAGCCATCTCAGCTCCAATCGCAACAGTAACACTGAGGCTGAGCACAACCCCTGGCATCGCTGTTtccagcaggatggagctgggacagcagcaacATGGTCCCACTGAGCAGGACTGAGTTCATCCTTCTTCGCTCCTGCAAAGCCCACTTGAAACAGGATGGAAAACATCAGATGCCAAAATTTGGCGTGCAGGTACTCAGTGCTCTGCCAGATAACTCCAAGACAGCACCACCATCCATCCTGCAGTTctggtcctgctgctgtctgcaggatTCAGCGAAGCAGCTCCAGTTTGGATGGTGGCACCAGTCTCCAATACCTCCCCCCAACCAAACCCACCACACTGGCAGCTGCACAAGAGGATGGGAAGGTGCCACTAGCACCCTCCCCACCACACTGATATTTCTCATCAGATAATACTGCTTCTGTCTAACATCAGGTCTCATCAGGGTTTTCCCAAGGGACCCTCAGAGCTTCCGTACGCCTCTGTTTCCTTGGCTCTGCGCttccctcagcagggcaggtgctgcCTGTTAGCAGTTATTTGACAAGGCAAGTACATAGCTGCAATAATATTTACCAACGCTCTTCCTATGAACAGCAGGGCCCAAAAAAGCTGGAGTTCCATCCAAAGGCTGCACATGGTTTGCACACTGAGCACTTTTCCTCACCCTCTGCTCAaaccagctcctggctgctccagctcccagtgATGGTGGCTATGGATAACCTGGCTCAATCCTGGCAGACCAAGGCCAAAAGCCTTTTGGATGCAGTCTGGCAAATCTGTCTCAATGTGCTTGTTATCTCCTGTTCATCACTGAGCTGGAGCcggcaggaaggaggaaaagccGTGATGATGTCCAGCATGGATGCTGAGGAGGTAGCTGCCCTTTCCCCACCTTGTGGCAGGGCTCCTTTCCCCGCATCCCCATGATGCTGCAAGGCTGGCACTGCAAAGAAATTCTCTTCCTCCGCCATTTCCACTTCTCCTCTTTTCCCCGCTCCTCTCCCAGGCGGATGGTTAATTTTTAACAGCCACATGCTGCCATCAGGGGCCACCAGCAGTGGCAGCCAGCAGAAAGCGCTTGTGACGAGGCAGCACCTCGTCAATAAAAGATGGATCCTCCATTTGCTCTTTGCTTCCCTCTCCCCGTTGTAAGGGCTGCTTGGCTTCACACACCATGAACAGCACACCACATCCCAGCGATGTTCCAGGGGCAGTCAGGGGTTCTGGAGCCCTCAGCTCACAGCCGGATGGGTGGTGCGGTGCCAGGAGCAATGGGGATGGTCCAGACCCTGAGAGCgtccccagccctccctcctcccGCACCATCTGCCCCACCACAGGTACCAGCAAAAGTAGGAAGGCAGAGAGAGGTGTCCATGGAAAGACAGGACTCCTGTCAGTGTTCAGCTCCATTTGGGAGCCTTCCCTAAATCTCAGGGAACAGGGAGTGAGTGCCTGTCAGCCGGGCAGAGTTAGTGGTGCAGCAAGCACCAAAGGGAAGGGGGCCTGGGGTGGGTGGGAGGGTGAGCGGTGGAGGTGGATGGGTCAGAATTACCTGGGCGTGCAGCGAAGCGGGATAGGTGAAAGCAGGAGGAGGTAGAGCAGGTGCTAATTCCGCTGGGTACAGAGGGTATGGCCCCCACACTTCAGGGCTACTGGGGTAAAGTGCAGGCACTGTGAGCTCATCTGCAAGAGAAGAAGAGGCAGGGTTAACCGTGACTACAGGGCTGCGACCCTCGCTGcatccttccttctccccttgaggcaggagcagagctggccccaGAAAAGTGGGAGATGCCACCGCTGAGATCGACTCGCAAAGCCATCACAGAATTTGCCCGCTGGGATAACACAGGGTGAGCAATGCTACAGGGCTAGGGGCATCACTCAGGGAGCCAGGTCCGGGGTCATTGTCTCCAAGAGGTTTAGTAAGCCCAGGGATTCAGCAGAGGAGAGTGTGCAGTTCATGCCTGTGTGCGACAGCAAGGTGAGGAGCTGGCGTCTGCACGAGAACAGAAGCAGAAACGGGCACAGAGCACTCATGGCAGGACATCACCGAGGTCTCTCCTGAGGCCTTGTCCTGCTCCCAGGCACCATGACAGGCTGGCTGTCACCTCTCCCAGGTCCTCttctccagcaccagcagctgcctttgggAACCCTCAGCACGTGCCACCACGCAGCAAGCAGGTACCAGTGCTTCCAATCGGACCTGGTATTCCCCTTCCCGACCCCCTTGTGGtatccctgctccttcctgcccctgATGCCTGCCAACCCGAGCCCTGCTGGCGGTGCAGGGGGTACTCACAGGGCTCCCGGGCAATGAACTGAGGTACGGCGGTGGGGAGAGGGGTGCTGGGATTTGGCGTGCCCACCAGCTTGTTCTTGGCCATCTTGGTGTTGGCCTTGGCAAATTCCAGCCGCAGTGTCTGGGGGATCTCGGGGTCGAAGCGGATGCCCTGTGggaaggaagcagggaaggaggtgCGGCGGGTGGGCGAGCACCGCCGcgtgccagccctgcagcaaaAATAACTCCCCATTATTTATGGGTTTTTTCGACTTCCAGCCCTGAAATGAGCTAATTTGCCGGGCCCCGAGGCGGCTCACATTCCTCCGGCATCTTTAGCATCGGCACCATATTTGGCAGTCGGCATCCCGCAAGGCCGAGCTCTTATCCAGAGGGATTAGtggagccaaaaaaaaaagttttaagttGAAAATTaagacaaggaagaaaacaacccTAAAACAAAATGTAGGGAGAGCAGGCGAGGCATTGGAGAACCAGCTCCACACAGTTCTGCTTGTGACTATTTTCAAGTAACTTCACAAGCTgcaaaaagaaagtgaaatttgcttttttcttttgcagactTAGCTGagatttttcctgctgaacaAACAGGTGAGGCTGGGAATGCTGTTTCTCACTTGTATCTAAAGCTCGAGTCCTAAGGGTTCAAGCCCTCCTGGATGGCCCTGAGAAAGGTGAGAAGGATGTAGACCCCCAGGAGGAAGGATGCAGCTGAGAAACAGTGACGGGATTGCCTGGAGGGCCAAGGATGCCATGGGGCTGGCTGGCATGGGAGGTGCATATCCTTGGGATGGTGGAATTCAGAGAGTATCTAGGGACAGGGAAACAAGGACAAAATGGAGAAATAGAGTGGCTGTGGGCCAGGCACACTCACGTTCAGTGCGTTCTTCGCTGCCTCTGCCTCGGAGCGGCTGTCGAAGCTGACAAAGCCCACAGGCTGTGGAGGAAGGACAGGAATCATCAATCAGGTTtgtggggagcagagaggggagcCCCTCACCCCAAGGAATGGTGGTACTAGGGAACGGTGGGATGGTTGCATATGCTGTATGGAGCAGCTCCTACCTGCTTGGAGGTGAGTTTGATGAGAGACCCTTCGTACCCCTGCAAGGAAAGGATTAAAAAGGGTGTTTGGTGGAGATCCCCACGATTAAATAACAATAACTGAATAAACTGACTGAATTAGACTTCAGTGGATTCCTAGATCCCAGCAAGTGTTTTGGGGCCATGAGACTGGGGCAGAGGCCAGCCCATGCTTTCAGccccccctttccctccctccccagttCAATACCTTAAAGGGTCTGAAGAGCAGGTAAAGTTCTCGGGGCTTGATGTCAAGAGGCAACCCACTGACAAAGAGTGTCCTCACCTGAAAAAGAAGTAAGGTTCCTGGGGACCCTCTCTCATATCTAACTTGGGGATACACCATGCTTCTCGCAGCCAGAGGGATAGTGACAGCTTTAGGGGAATCTCCTGGGCAGACAAAAGCCTTAGGCCATGCTTGAATGATGCTGAATTTTTGGAAAGGAGTGTCCCCATCCTTCATGTGGCCACAGAGGAAGCTGCTAAGGTACCATGGGAAGGTAAGAGAGACCTGTCCTCACCCCACCAGTCCTCTCCAGGATAAAATGCTCATAGAATCCCAGCACCTTCCTACCCTGGTCTGGCAAACAGGATTTCTCTGTCATCCCCAGTGGATCCCAGCCTCCACAGACAATGCCTATTGTCTCAGTTTAATTGCAACAGCTCATTAAGGACTGGGAGGAGCAAACACCAGGTCTTCTTCCTGAAGGAAAGGCCTTGGTTTAGAGGGGGCTGGATTTAAGCAGCTTGTCGCTGGTTTGTAAAAGTCACCTTTTAAGGGGTTTAACCCTTTTTGGGTGGATCTAATTTTTGTCATGGTGGAGCATCCTCAAAGCTGGAATCCTGCTCCCACCACCCTGAGGGGGGATGTGGGGCTCCTCAGGGATTGGCAAACCCTGTGCTGGGATGGTTTTGCTTTACAACCAGCTTGTAACTGGGAGAGCAGTGTGTGGAACTGAACCAGCTGTTCCTCTCCTTGTGCCCAAAATCTCATCCtaacagtttgggttggagaaggagaaaaccttgatgtattttatttaatttttttggccAGGCACCCTGCCTGCCCCATTCCTTGGGAAAGGAACATGGGAAACGGCCAGAAACAGCCAGTCCAGGCCTATTATTTTGctgacatttcttctttctcttgtaGATAAGCTATCTCCCCCAtctcccagcctgggagcagcaaACATTCCTGCTTTGTGGAACAAAACCTCTGGCTGACCTATATCTATTAAATAACAAAAGGTACTCAGCTGTTTGCACACAGCCCTTGTGTCAACAGCCCTGGTGATACCCATCCTGGGTACCAGCATTATCCCTGCGGGTACCAGCATCCAGGCTGGATGCGATCAGCAGAGAAGGGATGTCCTCACTCCTTcctgagccagggctgcaggcaggaacGGCCTGGCAGCCTGTCCCCTCTACTGGGACCATCCCCTAGAGTGTGTTAGGGGACCCCTGCCAGCTTTCTGCCTGTTTCCTGGGACCAGGGAGTGCTGCCCCATCTCCCAGTGGAGACACTGCCCGAATTTCTCCTGGCAGGGGCTAGGGAGGGATTCACCTGGAGGATCTCCCCGTGTGTCTGTGAAATTCAACGTAAAGAAAGCAAACTTCTCCTTTCctagggtaaaaaaaaattccctttcagACAGGTCCTCCTGAGCACGGCTGCTGTCCAGGGAATCGACTCTCCAGACTCATCCACCCTCCAAATTTACTAAACCCACCAGGTGGGTTTGCATCGTGAGCAGGCCAGGCATCTCTGCACAGTGCCCCTGTCTCCCTCATCCCTTGGAGCCATCCCTGGCTTCCTGCATCTCCTCTCCCTGGAGAGCTTCAGGAAACACTAAGGACATTGGCCACAGCTCCGGTGGGAGGGACTGGGGGGAGTGGGGAAACCCACTGCCAGTTTGCCACACCCCTGAAATCCAATCGGTACGTGCCCAAGCCTGCCAGACCATTTATCCTCAACGCCACATGGGAGAGAGAGACTGAGATGAAAGATCCCAAGGAACCCTCCGAAAATCAGCCCCACACAGGAAGGGCTTCTCTTCTCTAATGactttgttttcattgcaaGTTCAAACGTGGGTCGGCCAAGTTTGAATCTGTAAAGTTATACAGCAGCAAGAAGGAGAAGGGCTCCAGAGGATCCCCCAGCTGGATTCCAGCCCCAAAACGGTTTTTggggcccagggcaggggatggatATGAGCTCCTGGGTGCCCCCCATCTGCACACCCAAATGTACCCAGCCCCATGGATGTTTGAGTAGGTCCTACATAAACAGCATCCTTTCACTGGGTAATGAGCAGGTGGGACTGGCAGAGCAAGAGAGCATCCTTGAGGATAATCCCAGCAGGCTGGACAGATATCCTTTTGCCAAGGGAAAGATTCTAGACAGAAATATTACTCCTGCCCTTAAATGGAAGGGGAGCTTTGGCCcgcagggagctgctccaggttttttttgtgctgagAGATCCCAAGGATTCAGTCACCATCCTCTACCAGAAAGACCCCTAGGGCAAAATCCTTCCCACCCCTAAAGCAGGggtgggaaaacaaaaaaacaaaacaaaccaaccaaccaaacaaacaaacaaaaaaaaccaaaaaaaaccccaaacaaaaaacaaaaacacaaacaacaaaaaaaaaagtgccttaTCAGAGAAATTGCCAAGCAGCAAGCACGTATATGTTCTTCCATAGGAAGGAATTACTCCTTCTGGAAGGTGGATCAGGCACGGCTCCCAAGGATGTCATGGGATGGGGCAAGACCAACAGCTCTCAGCAAGGAGTAAAGGGTGCTGGAGCATGGGATTCCCCCAGCCTAAACCCCTTGGGTTTTTTTCGACAGCCTGAGCTGTCtcatttcagttctgctgtATGAACatctttcactttctttttgaTGGAGTATTTCTCCgtctctccttcttcttcttaaaATTTGGGGTGaaaccaaagatttttttaagtcagAAGTGCCAATGTTTGCTTCAGGAGAAGATCAAAGGACCACCTTGACTTCCTTCCATGGGGATGGCAGCTGTGGGACTGCTCTAAGTCCCTTTCCACagtcctcctctgctcctgctgctgcattcCACAGCTCCCAGAtttgccagggctgctggattCTACCTGTGTTACCTCACTCTTGATATATCCCCtcctggattttgttttccctgcaggaagTCTGCTCTTCATCTCTGTTGCTCTCCTCTTCCTTGGAAATCATTTCCGTCCCActtctgtcctgtccctctcaCCTTTGCATCCCACCATCCCATTCTGTTGTCCCTGAAATCCTGTGTGTCATCTTTGGCCAGTTTAAGGGATGCTGGAAAGGGTCTGTGGAGATTTGCTGGGATGGTCAGGGCTGAGGACATGCAAGGAGAGGCAAAGGTCTGGGCCAGGAGGTGACTGGGGTCTCCAGAGCATGGATCAAGGATGACCCCAGCATGGAGACGCCTTTGATGGAGCGCCagcagccctcctcctcctcttcctcacatGAAGCCATAAGCCAGGTTTGCCTCCTGAAGGTAAGGAGGCACTAGGAAGGCATTTCCTTGGCTTGGACCCCCATCAGATGACGGTGCCCAGAGGGATGCCTGGTGTCCCGGTGGCAGTGCCCTGCCGGTGTGGTCCCGgacccctgccctgccctgcccaaaCCACCCCCGTAAACGTTAACAGGCCGTGGGGAGGCGGGAGGCGTCCGAGTGATTCATCCACGAGGCATTTAATCTCCTCCTTCAGCTCAGCTCCCGTCCCTCGTCCGTCCGTGCGCCCCTTCCAGCGAGGCTCGCTTTAATTCTCCACCAGCCGATTATCCGCTTGACTGCTCGCCGCCGAGGAGGCACCGGATCCCGGCGGGAGCGGGAGGGCGATGGCACGGGGCTGCCA is a window of Sylvia atricapilla isolate bSylAtr1 chromosome 4, bSylAtr1.pri, whole genome shotgun sequence DNA encoding:
- the RBPMS gene encoding RNA-binding protein with multiple splicing isoform X2; protein product: MSTVPADREGGPADTSLPEEEVRTLFVSGLPLDIKPRELYLLFRPFKGYEGSLIKLTSKQPVGFVSFDSRSEAEAAKNALNGIRFDPEIPQTLRLEFAKANTKMAKNKLVGTPNPSTPLPTAVPQFIAREPYALAPSVRGWFSGLEVPSVLLNAGSQVCDGGLQSVLWVLMESSKVATGLMCSPQDLSVLA
- the RBPMS gene encoding RNA-binding protein with multiple splicing isoform X1, whose protein sequence is MSTVPADREGGPADTSLPEEEVRTLFVSGLPLDIKPRELYLLFRPFKGYEGSLIKLTSKQPVGFVSFDSRSEAEAAKNALNGIRFDPEIPQTLRLEFAKANTKMAKNKLVGTPNPSTPLPTAVPQFIAREPYELTVPALYPSSPEVWGPYPLYPAELAPALPPPAFTYPASLHAQMRWLPPSEAGSQGWKSRQFC